A window of Pan paniscus chromosome X, NHGRI_mPanPan1-v2.0_pri, whole genome shotgun sequence genomic DNA:
ctgcaatCAAGAGCACCTGTCAGAGTCCTATGCTGATTATAAACCACCTTttgaaaaggataaaaataaaacaactgtggatgacaaaagtctTAAAATAGTCATAGTTAAACACACAATTGACaagaaaatttggttatttctgtggcatacaacagttttacataataatcataatcacTACTGATAACATATGCTAAGACCTATCAGAATCACAGGAATTTCATACAATTCTGGAACATACACTAATAACACAGTTATATAAACATAATCCAAAGAAGCTTAAACACtgtttcatatttgacaatactTCCTGTATGACTTTATTATATCAAATAAGCTGAATATGTCTCTTCTGAACTTCAGGGAActaatataaagaaattaatgAGGACTGAAGTTaacatttgattttggaaagtttgtcaaatataaaaagtttaaaacacttgatatcacaaaataggatcacaggtcattgtaaaataagtcattcatttagccaaagtgataactcagttttttttttaaaggtgaaaatCTTTAGTCTTTGAGAGAGGagacttaattttccaaacaataagccctaataaagacagcatgaggccaattaaatttttttttcaaaattttataaacaatctataaaatgTTAACCATCCTGACCATAAGATATAATTTCCATAGCCTTTTTATAACCTTTATAATCTTTTATTAAGGAGTAGTTTAACGCtccaagaaaaccttgttaatctgacatAGGGACCCCTATGCTAGTCCTACATCAGTGTGCCTTCAACATTAATggttaatttatagagaaactgaacttaCTTTATGTCTCAAAATCAGCCCTTACAATCTCATGTGCTTGCCTCTTCCACGATAGTCCCTGGGCCTTGAGAAgttaaatagttttaatttctggccAAGTGTCTCATGAACAAAGTTTATTTTCATTGGCATCTTCTATGGGGTTTGAAGATAAGGATTTAACTGCCGTCAGTGTTTAATATTTAGCAGGACTTGGGGTTCTTTTCAGACCCAGTAGTCAAAGCCCTGTGACTCACTGGCACAAGAACTTTAAAAGCACATATAGAAAGTCACACGgatgtaataaccttaattttaaaaaaagttttaatctcAGTTTTTTTCCCTAAACAAATCAAAACTTAGTAATAATGACatagaaattattttgataaagcATAAAATCTGTTTATTAGGCCAGTTACCCAAAGGCAAAAGAGACCTTCCGCGGTGCGACTGCTGTTCCCTATGGGGAGTTCCATTTAGATAAGTTCAAGTCAAAACTAATGAAAAAGGTACTTGAACTAGTTAGACATAGGAAGAATGTTTCCTGGATCATAAATGCAAATTTTCAGATCCATAGAACAATTTAAAGCCAAGAGCACAGAATATTATGTTGGAAGGAAACACTTTCTTTAGACCtttaagataaaacatttttagcATCAGATCACAACAAACAGAAAccgaaggaggaaaaaaaaaaccgtaCAGGAGCTGAAAATGAGTTGAAGGAGAGTTATTATTTCAGACTTTTAACGGAGAGAAAGCTGAAAACACGAGACACAAAGTTGAACTTTGCATTAAAAATCATAATATCTTATAGTTTTATTAAGGGTAAAGCAAATACCTTAAGAAAATATCATTGTTCTAATCAATCCTTtagtgtataagtgtttttttctttaaatatcaaaacccaatctctagaaAAACCATTATAAATGATTTCCCTTTAATTATAGACAACTTGatcatataaatttttttattttcataattgagATTTTATTGGTTGAGGATCAGTACAGACATTTCAATTTGTACACAAATCTTAACATACATAACGAAATTCTAAAAAGCCATGtattgtaattcttttttaaagttattccaGTGACTTTCCAGcttaaaatttggaagcaaattTTCCTTAAGAGGCTATCAAGTACCAGTATCTTCACATGTTGGTCAGCTGTTACATACGGCCCACCAGTTCACAACTCAATAGCACGTACACTACATGTTCAAATTTGTAATCTTTCACAGCACAGTAACAAAGTTATTAGGAAAACAGGACTACCACAACCAAAGATGTTACAGAGTGCACACAGTTCTGACAGGGAGAGCCATGATCAAAGAGTGGTTTTCTTTAGGAAAcaattctactaaaaaacaaCATGGGAATagaagtaatttaaaatgttcaagaCATTAAATGCAGGACTGACTCCATATTGCCATTTAATGTGCTTTGTATTATAGGATATAAAAACTAACCCCCCATCTATGGAATATTAAGCTGACACCCGAGACAGTCAGAGCCTCCCATAATTCAATATCCCACACTATTTTCTGGTTgtaccaaaaaataaacaaccagcAAATGATTTCACCTCTTAAAAAAAGcatttacacttaaaaaatggGATGAGGTGGGATTCCCtccttcttaaaaatgtttctagagCTACTAAAAAACTTGCATTTACAAAGTAGTTGATAAAAATATTCCTCTGGATTGTACAAGAAGGGAGACAGGGACCACTGATAAGACATGGTATATGGTATTAATCAGACttggcttctttctctcctgcttcaTCAGAGGCTGGACTCTCCTCAGTTTTCGTTTCCCTCTTTACTGCAGGTAAATCTTCTTTAGTTTCTTGGTTAGCCACTTCGGCCTGTTTTCCCTTTgctctccttttcccttttgtttgCACTTTTTTGTCTGAAGATTTATCCTTCGCTGCTGCCTTTTTTGGCTTCACTTCCACTTTTGCAGGAGGTTTAGCTGACAACCACGCCGATCTCCTCTTGGGCTCTTCCTTGGCGGCCCCTTTGGTGGAGCTGACCTTCCTCTTGGGCATCCTGGTGGCAGGGAGGGTGTGTGCCGGGTGCCTGCGGGCTGCGGCGCGCCGAGAGCCTTCGCGAAACTGGGCTGCCTGGCCGCTGCCACTCCTCCCGCCACCCAAGCTGCTGAGACCCACCGATCATATAAGATTTgatcccacatttttttttttcttaaaaggaggAACTGAGCTGTGGCCAGACCATTCATGATatgcttggactttctggttTGTCCTGACCTTCCCTCTTTCTTAAATAACCAATCATTTTATTCTGGGACAAAAAATTACCATATAAGATTCTTTAtcatataaaattacttttaagctttcttaccaaaaatacTTCTTTATTTCTATACCTTTCTTTACATATCTCTTATTTCCCGGTtctttttaccttgttttatacataacctttaaataacctttgaattagacaaaaattacTCACCCTTTAACaagaacacacacattttttagaaaaaatgttttcctacaatacatattttttaattagaaaacacCCATTTAATGAAATACCTATTAtttaactttagattctaaatgATGGCAAGTTTATCTACAAGTATTTATCCCATcacatttacctaattattttattttaatagtttacctagattatttatgaaaactgcaaCAGTCACCAAAGTTATTTTCCTGTCAACCATTTTATAGCTTGTGAATTTCAGGCATTTATCTGAGTTAGAATCTTAAGATTGAATACATGGTTATTTTACCAAATAATTCAGGATTTAGCTGTCTTCATTAAACCAATAATAATGTCTTTTTTGTGAAAGattacacaagcaaagatcattctgttttggGCTGGGTTTATTGTTTAATAACCTTTAtgacagctgggcacggtggctcaggcctgtaatcccaccattttgggaggccgagatgggcggatcacgaggtcaggagatcgagaccatcctggctaacacggtgaaaccccgtctctactaaaagtacaaaaaaattagctgggcgtctgtagtcccagctacttgggaggctgaggcagtagaatggcgtgaaccctggaggcggaacttgcagtgagccgagatcgcaccactgcactccagcctgggcgacagaggcagACTccgctcaaaaaataaaataaaataaaataaaataaaataaaataaaataagctttatgacaaattttgacaccttataaTATTTGGCAGGGATAAGTATGAAATCTCTTgatcaataaatgcaaacaaaaatgtatactgACATTTCTGAAGATATTTGTAATATTACtctaccaataattttaaagctagcttagTAAAAACTCTACTTAAGTCATGTGAGCTTGAAAAGCATTTGggcttattatttaatttatgagtACTCTTTAAGCCAAATTTGGTACCTTGTGGCAGAAAACATATAACCAAATACGTCTACATAcacgtaaacacacacacatacacactcatataaACAAATATCCTAGAGCATTTACTTCAGAACTCTAGCCATGCGATATTAATAACAACTCATTGGTttgcaaaaacaataacaaaaagaaacgGTTAGGTGCAAACAGTGGATTTTATCTCAGTAGAAAAGTAACAACAGacttaaagcaggcagaaaagaaagcagagagatAGAGAATTCAGGAGCTTTATAGTTGCAGATTGACCTTCAGGCTCGGAATTTTCCTTGATGTAATCTGCCTGTCAGTTTCAAACGTGCACAAGAACAGACCTAACGCGTGAGCAGCTGGAGTCGCAGGAAATCCGGCCCTTCCATTTACACAGCCACTTGCGAGTACAGGAGCCATGAAACCAAATGGGCTTCCAAGGGGGCTTGTTCTCCTTGTCTTTCCTTATTCTTAGATGATGTGTTTCccacattgtttttttcttaaaaggaggAACTGAGCTGTGGCCTAGGGTTTAGTGTGGTGGGTCAAAGTGTGCTGGTTGCGGACAGGACTCCACAATGCATCACCACTGAATTGTTTCGGCCCtcttttgtgtctcagtttctctctccagaggtCTAGCACCTCTGGGAGGGCTCAAAGCTTGGGGTGAGCAGCTCCTATATGTGCTCCCTGGACGAggcttttaaaactaattttgttGGCAATTCCCTGTAGGGCTACTGCACATCACATGGAGGTAACCCCCAGACACTCCCACTTGGCCTCCAGTCACCCAGGAGCACCTTTTGACTGGGAGGAGCAAAATGCCCTTTCTCTTTGGGGTTGAGGAAACTCAGTCTCTCATTTATCTGTGAAAGTGACAGTGCAGTTCCTCATGCAAATATGCAGACAAGCCAATGGAGATTAATTTGGGGAGGAAAGGCAATGGAGAAGACTCTTTAAAATGCATCTGAATTAGAATTGAGATCCTAAACAACTTCCTAGGAGGAAAAAAGCCCAGCCAAGACCACTTTCTGTAAACTGTCCTCGGCCACCTTTAACTGTAGCTCTTGTCTGCTATTACACATGCCAAGGTCAAATCCTCTCACAGGACAAGGTGGTAATCTCTGGTACCCCTGATACAGGACttaagaagaaatcacttaggcagatagtaagggtaTGGGGATCCTcagtaaagtttttctttttaataaaaagcagccccaaatgattttctaacaaagagcagcctgtaaagttCAGCTGCAGACATAGAGAGGCAAGATGGCTCCAATCAACTGGAaagtccatttgcataataatatTCAGCTGGGGCCACCAGCCTTCCCCCGCACTATGTAAACGTCATACCTGATCGAACCAATCTGtcagccctatgtaaatcagacaccacctcctcaaaccTGACTAAAATTTGGCGCATCCACCACCCGCTGGTCCTTTCCACCGGGAGACCCCTTTCTCTGTAGAGAAAgctgcttctctttctcttctcttctgctcattaaacctctgctcctagacttgtgtgtgtccatgtcctaaattttcctggtgtATGACAACGAACCCCAGGGTGTATACCCCAGACAATGTAGCCACTTCACCCCCAGAAGCCAAAGAGGTCAGGTAATGCAATACAGGAGAGCAGAGCTTTACACCTAAGAAGAATCTGCCCATGACTCTTGAAActccacaaagaaaacagaacagcCCCAAAGGAGTGAATGGTGCCTTTGTCCTGAGTTCTTTAAAGGGTTAGAGTCATTAGATGCCTTCTTTATATTCTTCTTGGTACCAAAGATGGcgaggggagaaggaggaatagggtggaagaaaagtaaatgaaagaacaattatttttttaagacagggagCAAACACACAAACCAACTGCATGtttggtcatttttttctcttttgcagcTGCGAGGAATTTTAGCCAATTCAGAGATACCTTGTTACTCACTGTTTGGAATTCTCATTCGAATTTGACCAAGTCAGGTAGAATTGGCCAAATTTGATGGGAGAAAGACTggaacaaacaacaaaagaaccCCAACAATATGATTACTGAGTCctctaatggtaaggagaaattaagaccagccGACTGTGAATCGTAACTTTAGCCAAGAGAAAACTCCAATTCAGCTACTTACCTAGGAGTGGGTCTCAGGCTGAAGACTGCTCTCTACCATCCCAGAAGTAGGAAAAAACTCAAACTCACCTTCCCTGTTGGAAGTGAGCTCAAATTCCAGAATGCAGTTATCTGCCTTTCATtgtcatggaagcaggaaaacttgccttccttgttGGAAGCAAGCAAAACTCCAGAAaaggagttgtacagcaaaataaactttagatctcaACCAAATTTTGGGAGATGAGGGATTCTCTGGAGGGAGGGGAGCTCCCAGGCCTCAGCAAATTGTTCtattggtttgagccataaagaTAGCTCGAGTTGGTACCAAGTACTGAtaggagatttgtcaaaggtcagggcCACCTCCACTCAGAGTCTCTTTGTGGTCACCAAATGTGTACCTCAAATATCTGAGACCGGTCTCAgtgaatttagaaagtttattttgccaaggttaaggacatgcccatgacacagccttagGAGGTCCTGATGCCATGTGCCCAaggcttggttttatacattttagggagacatgagacatcaatcaatatatgtaagatatgcaatggtttggtccagaaaggtgggacaacttgaagtggggagggggcttccaggtcatagttagataagagaaaaatggttgcattcttttgagttgccgattagcctttcactgaatacacaatttacatgtgagaGCAGGAAGAGTCACTTATGCTTTAGTCTGACTTTGTGAAACAATagggcaaaggaagcaatcagatatgcatttgtctcatgtgagcagagggatgactttgagttctgccTGTCCTTTGTTTACAAGGAATTTCTTCATGGGCAAATTGTGAGGAAGGtatgtagctttaaaaaaaaatctttgtagttatcttatttaggaatagaataggaggcaggtttgcccaaTGCacttcccagcttgacttttccctttcgCTTGGTCATTTGGGGgcgatttattttcctttcatggggtcaatccatcaagaagacataacaactgtaaatatatatatgtatgtacccaacattggagcagctaaatatataaagcaaatatttacagaagaCAAGGGAGAAATTGACAGCAACacggggacttcaacaccccattctCAACAGTGGACGCATCATCCAGAAAGACAGTCAAAaaggaaacattggacttaaacaAAACTCCAAGTCTTTTCTGAGTTCACCTTGGCTTGCCACAGCAGGCCACATGACAGGCCATGTGGCAGCCCACTGGATCTCACCTCAGCATCAATTAGAATTTCacttcagtttttctttctctttgcattttctcTGTAGTAAATTCCTAACCTCCTGCAGTTTTCTCTAGCTCAATAAATGACAACCCCATTCTTTCATTTGCTCGGGCCAAAAACCTCGGAGGCATGCTTGAagcctcactctctctctcatctcatcCAAATCCTAATCAAATCCCATCTGCTCTCCCTTCACATCCCTCCTCCGATCTAAACCTTCTGTTGGCCCCCACTACGGCCCCCAGGAAGAGCCTAAATCCTTTCAATGGCTCACAAGAGCTACTCTGCCCCTCGCTTAATCTGGTTTCTCTGAATCTTCACATTAGCATGGTGGCTCCACAAGAGCTGGGGttagatagcaccattgcactccagcctgggtgacagagcaagaccccgtctgtTTGTTACCTGTTCAGTGTCTGGCTCACAGTAGGTGATCAACAagtgtctgttgaatgaatgatttcaAACTCAGAAcagcaaaaaggaaaagcaaattaatatatatttttttgtgacggggtcttgctctgtcacccaggctggagtgcaatggcactatctcagctcactgcagcctccgcctcccgattcaagcaagtctcccacctcagcctcctgggtagctgggatcacaggggcgcaccaccatggccagctaatttttgcatttttagtagagatggggtttcaccatgttggccacgctggtctcgaactcctgacctcaggtgatccacctgcctcggcctcccaaaatgttgggattacaggcatgagccaccgcacccagccaataatttttaataatattacctgtattacatttataatagtgaataaatagaaataccttaaataattattatatggAGAGGTCGTTAAATGACTTATGTCATGTccactacatttaaaaaaaaagctcatgTTTAAATTAGTTTGGGAAATGCTATATATTATACTCCCTTGTGGAGATTAGTATTAGCCTGTTAAAAGTTCTTAGAAGTCCTTGagcaaagaaaaataggtttaaattTGTTTAATCCAGCATTTCCCAAACATAACTGACCACAGGGCCCTCACTGTTTTGTGACTTTTATTAAAACAGAACTATTGTTTCACAGAACAGACTTTGGAAAACTTGTAatacatacatagaaaaaaattgaagggaGGTACATCAAGATGTTAATGATGTTTATTTCTGGTTGCTAGAATTATGGAAACTTattcttttctctgtatttctcaatttttttttgcaataaatatgtattactaTTATAACCAAAACAGTAATAAggatattcacattttaaaattgcaaCTTTTGAAGGAGAAAATGAAGGCAAAGGATAATTCAAGTTGGAAGACGATTTAATTTCAACTGATAGATACGTCCTCATTTTAAGCAGATAGCAAATGCCCCACTCTTTTGGAGTCCAACTGGAGAGACCACACTTGCCCTATTGAATCTTCTAGTTCTTCAGTGGACTGGATCAACTACAAGAATGCTGGGAAAGGAAGATAAAATGGTGAATGCTCTGCACAGAGTTGCTATGTAATTATATCACCTTTTCAAAGATTGGATTTTACACCAGTTTTTCTCTTAATATGAACCAAATAATTCCATACAAACAAAATACTTTGATGAAAAAGCAGAATAAGAATGTGTTTCCAGTACAGTGGGGCTTGGAGGTAGTGGTATAAGTATGGTTaggtagtttttcttctttcgtttttaaagtatctttttaaaaatgaactgatCAAACAATACAGCTCATTGTAGAAAGATCAGaaagtgggccgggcgcagtggctcacacctgtaattccagcactttgggaggccgacgcaggtggatcacgaggtcaggagatcaagaccatcctggctaacacggtgaaacccccccgtctctactaaaaatacaaaaaaattagcctggcgtggtggcgggcgcctgtagtcccagctactcgggaggctgaggcaggagaatggcgtgaacctgggaggcggagcttgcagtgagccgagatcgtgccactgcactccagcctgggtgacagagcaagactccgtctcaaaaaaaaaaaaaaaaaaaaagaaaagaaaagaaaaagaaattaccaggctgtgcacggtggctcacgcctgcaatcccagtactttgggaggacaaggcaggaggatctcttgaggtcaggagtttgagaccagcctggtcaacatggtgaaaccccatgtctactaaaagcacaaaaattagctgggtgtggtggtgggtgcctgtaaatcccagctactactcgggaggctgaggcaggagaatcgcttgaacccaggaggcggaggttgcagtgagccaaggtcgtgccactgcactccaacctgggcgacagagcgagactccgtctcaaaaaaa
This region includes:
- the LOC103784715 gene encoding non-histone chromosomal protein HMG-14-like produces the protein MPKRKVSSTKGAAKEEPKRRSAWLSAKPPAKVEVKPKKAAAKDKSSDKKVQTKGKRRAKGKQAEVANQETKEDLPAVKRETKTEESPASDEAGEKEAKSD